A DNA window from Halococcus salsus contains the following coding sequences:
- a CDS encoding MaoC family dehydratase — protein MGSASGTNFPAVSDAWFRLWSDLFTSTLEANRAAIGAFERSTATAPRLDPAVPEVAYREPDWEVERSVDSAADLAVGDWVRFTKRIADEEVRAFARISGDTNRLHLDEGFAEDTRFEGRIAHGTLLSGLISAALARLPGLTIYLSQELEFRHPVRIGETVTGNCEVIEALGGDRYRVETTLHNEDDEVIIAGEAVVLIDDLPTTARQ, from the coding sequence ATGGGCTCCGCATCGGGTACCAACTTCCCCGCCGTCAGCGACGCGTGGTTTCGCCTCTGGTCCGACCTGTTCACCTCCACGCTCGAAGCCAACCGTGCGGCCATCGGCGCGTTCGAGCGGAGCACGGCGACCGCGCCACGGCTCGACCCGGCGGTCCCCGAAGTGGCCTATCGGGAACCCGACTGGGAGGTCGAGCGGTCGGTCGACTCGGCCGCCGACCTCGCGGTCGGCGACTGGGTTCGGTTCACGAAGCGGATCGCGGACGAGGAGGTCCGGGCGTTCGCCCGGATCAGCGGCGATACGAACCGGCTCCACCTCGACGAGGGGTTCGCCGAGGACACCCGTTTCGAGGGCCGGATCGCCCACGGAACGCTTCTCTCGGGCCTCATCAGCGCCGCGCTCGCGCGCCTGCCCGGGTTGACGATCTATCTCTCCCAAGAGCTCGAGTTCCGCCACCCGGTTCGGATCGGCGAGACCGTCACCGGGAACTGCGAGGTCATCGAGGCCCTCGGGGGCGACCGCTACCGGGTCGAGACGACGCTCCACAACGAGGACGACGAGGTGATCATCGCCGGCGAAGCCGTGGTCCTGATAGACGACCTCCCGACCACCGCTCGTCAGTAA
- a CDS encoding 30S ribosomal protein S15 has product MARMHTRRRGSSDSDKPVADEPPEWSDVDADAVESRVVELAEQGHSPSEIGLKLRDEGVQGTAIPNVQLATDKKITEILADNDAEPTLPEDLRNLMERAVRLREHMAANPNDAQNKRALQNTEAKVRRLVDYYRGDALDENFKYTYQNARDLV; this is encoded by the coding sequence ATGGCACGGATGCATACACGACGCCGCGGCTCGTCGGATTCCGACAAGCCCGTGGCAGACGAACCACCGGAGTGGAGCGACGTCGACGCGGACGCGGTCGAGAGCCGCGTCGTCGAACTGGCAGAACAGGGCCACAGCCCGAGCGAGATCGGGCTCAAGCTCCGCGACGAGGGCGTCCAGGGCACCGCGATCCCGAACGTCCAACTCGCGACCGACAAGAAGATCACCGAGATCCTCGCCGACAACGACGCCGAACCGACGCTGCCGGAGGACCTCCGGAACCTGATGGAGCGGGCCGTCCGGCTTCGCGAGCACATGGCCGCGAACCCGAACGACGCCCAGAACAAACGCGCCCTCCAGAACACCGAGGCGAAGGTGCGCCGGCTCGTCGACTACTACCGCGGCGACGCGCTCGACGAGAACTTCAAGTACACCTACCAGAACGCACGGGACCTCGTCTGA
- a CDS encoding type I restriction enzyme HsdR N-terminal domain-containing protein, producing MNREAVRDYIQQSESIFEASPQMDEANTKAAVLRDFLDLLDWQIPTNTQLEYPVEAFGQTYKVDYALLLEGTPFAFVEAKGADTALTTKHAEQLKSYMTNKNVNYGILTNGKQYRLFQRRLDSDNVSVEMIGDVALQDLEKRFASLNAYTESAIESGQSKKILNRINELREAKTILQREKDEISTELTNLLTERTADTISSLAEPQFKQTIDKLVDEIESEINSDSTKTESRLQDDEETTIEPQKNHVAGAIARAEIDGNGDARVAVFPTQKSGLVFLVENNAWGFVKIGSEFDYVAMYVTSGESEVRYFARVRDIVAPDEADLVRPAEEYVDRAKIGEGKKVVRFEPGSLYELEDPVPYKTKYPQSLQYTTLNALRNADTTDDML from the coding sequence ATGAATCGAGAGGCGGTTCGTGACTATATCCAGCAGTCCGAGTCTATCTTTGAGGCCTCTCCGCAAATGGATGAGGCAAACACGAAAGCAGCGGTGCTCCGTGATTTTCTCGATTTGCTTGACTGGCAGATACCAACGAATACACAACTAGAGTATCCAGTTGAGGCGTTCGGACAAACCTACAAAGTGGACTATGCACTTCTTCTGGAGGGAACGCCATTCGCATTCGTCGAGGCCAAAGGCGCAGATACCGCTCTCACTACGAAACATGCAGAACAGCTCAAGTCATACATGACAAATAAAAATGTTAACTATGGCATTCTCACGAACGGGAAACAGTACCGTCTCTTTCAACGGCGTTTAGATTCGGACAATGTGAGCGTGGAGATGATCGGCGATGTAGCGCTGCAGGATCTCGAAAAGAGGTTTGCGTCTTTGAACGCGTACACGGAAAGTGCGATAGAATCCGGACAATCAAAGAAGATCCTCAACCGAATAAACGAGCTACGTGAAGCCAAAACGATTCTTCAGAGAGAGAAGGACGAGATCTCGACCGAGTTAACGAATCTCCTAACGGAACGAACTGCGGATACGATCTCTTCACTCGCGGAACCACAGTTCAAGCAGACGATCGATAAGCTAGTTGATGAGATAGAAAGCGAAATCAATTCGGATAGCACGAAGACGGAATCTCGGCTTCAAGATGACGAAGAGACAACTATTGAGCCACAGAAGAACCACGTCGCAGGGGCCATTGCACGAGCGGAAATTGACGGGAACGGCGATGCGAGGGTCGCCGTGTTCCCAACTCAGAAGTCCGGTCTGGTGTTTCTAGTAGAAAACAACGCTTGGGGATTCGTCAAAATCGGGAGTGAATTCGACTATGTGGCAATGTATGTTACCAGTGGCGAGAGCGAAGTGCGATATTTCGCCAGAGTTAGGGATATAGTCGCACCGGACGAGGCCGATTTAGTACGTCCGGCAGAGGAGTATGTCGACAGAGCGAAGATAGGTGAAGGAAAGAAGGTGGTGAGATTCGAGCCGGGTAGTCTCTACGAACTAGAGGACCCGGTTCCATACAAGACGAAATATCCGCAGTCACTGCAGTACACGACACTTAATGCTCTTCGGAATGCGGACACGACGGACGACATGCTGTAG